A genome region from Frankineae bacterium MT45 includes the following:
- a CDS encoding acyltransferase, WS/DGAT/MGAT, translated as MTDRLSSLDVSFLYLEGRTTPMHVGGLAIFEPPADGFDYERLVTLLEERISLVPRYRQKVRFIPGRIANPVWLDDPEFDITYHVRRSALPRPGSEEQLREFCARIQSRPLDRSRPLWEMYLVEGLSGGRVAIITKTHHAVVDGISAIDIGQVILDASPVPREVPEDLWMPEPEPSSTQLFVEAVNELIRRPGAVVDTVRLGVNDVRSTAGRLVGAVESIASAVKVAIRPAPPSPLNTGIGEQRRYGTAATSLEDYKLVRKQHGGTINDVVLATVAGALRGWLLFRGESVTPATTIRAMVPVSVRTDADLDSALGNKVSAFFVDLPIGEASPLMRLAQVSYAMQAHSESGQSVGADSIVALSGFAPPTLHAMGARAANEFTRRLFNLVVTNVPGPQFPLYAAGAEMTQMYPILPLATGQAVSVGLTSYNGGVYYGLNADRDSMPDVDVLATLIEESLEELVAASQAPKTPAARTGRAAKKSGSVAQ; from the coding sequence ATGACTGACCGGCTCTCCTCCCTGGACGTCTCCTTCCTCTATCTGGAGGGGCGGACCACGCCGATGCACGTCGGCGGGCTGGCCATCTTCGAACCGCCGGCCGACGGGTTCGACTACGAGCGCCTGGTGACGCTGCTCGAGGAGCGAATCTCGCTGGTTCCCCGCTACCGGCAGAAGGTTCGCTTCATTCCCGGGCGGATCGCGAACCCGGTATGGCTGGATGACCCCGAGTTCGACATCACGTACCACGTGCGACGCTCGGCGCTGCCCCGCCCGGGCTCGGAGGAGCAACTGCGCGAGTTCTGCGCCCGCATTCAGTCCCGTCCCCTTGACCGCAGCCGACCGCTCTGGGAGATGTACCTGGTCGAGGGACTCTCCGGTGGGCGAGTCGCGATCATCACCAAGACCCACCATGCGGTGGTCGACGGGATCAGCGCGATCGACATCGGCCAGGTCATCCTCGACGCGTCGCCGGTGCCTCGTGAAGTGCCCGAAGATCTCTGGATGCCCGAGCCGGAACCCTCCTCCACCCAGCTCTTCGTGGAGGCGGTCAACGAACTCATCCGCCGCCCCGGTGCCGTGGTCGACACCGTCCGCCTCGGGGTGAACGACGTGCGCTCCACGGCCGGTCGCTTGGTCGGCGCCGTCGAGAGCATCGCGTCGGCGGTGAAGGTGGCCATTCGTCCCGCGCCGCCCAGCCCCCTCAACACCGGCATCGGTGAGCAGCGCCGCTACGGCACCGCGGCGACCTCGCTTGAGGACTACAAGCTGGTTCGCAAACAGCATGGCGGCACGATCAACGACGTCGTGCTGGCCACGGTCGCCGGTGCACTGCGCGGCTGGCTGCTCTTCCGCGGCGAGTCGGTCACCCCGGCCACCACGATCCGGGCGATGGTTCCGGTCAGCGTCCGCACCGACGCAGACCTTGACAGCGCCCTCGGCAACAAGGTCTCGGCGTTCTTCGTCGACCTGCCGATCGGGGAGGCCAGCCCGCTGATGCGATTGGCCCAGGTCAGCTATGCCATGCAGGCCCACAGCGAGTCCGGGCAGTCAGTCGGGGCCGACTCGATCGTCGCCCTATCCGGCTTCGCCCCGCCGACGCTGCACGCGATGGGCGCGCGGGCCGCGAACGAATTCACGCGCCGCCTCTTCAACCTGGTCGTCACCAACGTCCCCGGGCCGCAGTTCCCGCTCTACGCCGCCGGGGCGGAGATGACCCAGATGTACCCGATTCTTCCACTGGCCACTGGTCAAGCGGTGTCGGTTGGCCTCACCTCCTACAACGGCGGCGTCTACTACGGCCTGAACGCTGACCGGGACTCGATGCCCGACGTCGACGTGCTCGCCACCCTGATCGAAGAGTCCCTCGAGGAGCTGGTGGCGGCCAGCCAGGCCCCGAAGACGCCCGCCGCCCGCACCGGTAGGGCGGCGAAGAAGAGCGGAAGTGTCGCCCAATGA
- a CDS encoding DNA polymerase-1 has protein sequence MSSQVLLAVDGNSLLHRSFHALASSGLRTSDGRAMWAVRGLVSQLVAAVERVEPDAVVIGFDDPQASLRRDRWPLYKAQRSEKPPTLEQQLMLAVEILTDMGLEVIVPAGLEADDVLASAARHATSLDAHTVVMTSDRDAFALINDTTSVLRIINGGVEASPMLNAQRLMLMLGIRPDQYRDYAAMRGDASDNLVGVHGIGAKTAAKLLAALGTARSAFDDLDAGGTRVIAAVGKAAAGRLATPEARSAWELNCAVMAMHTSVPLEVELAEGCAAGRGRLPLDAIMLRPAFETLQLTWTLPKALRLLAGIAADTAVPVPAITSYDGGFSGSYSDAASGRRFGESEGAGRQQGGHQSTGYRYGSNGRKSYPPLHRKTANSDQLSLF, from the coding sequence GTGAGTTCTCAGGTACTGCTGGCCGTGGACGGCAACTCGCTGCTTCACCGCAGTTTTCACGCGCTCGCGTCCTCCGGACTTCGCACCAGCGACGGGCGCGCGATGTGGGCGGTCCGGGGACTCGTCTCACAGCTCGTCGCCGCCGTCGAGCGCGTCGAGCCGGACGCCGTCGTGATCGGCTTCGATGACCCGCAGGCCAGCCTGCGCCGTGATCGCTGGCCGCTGTACAAGGCGCAGCGGTCGGAGAAGCCGCCCACGCTTGAGCAGCAGTTGATGCTCGCCGTCGAAATCCTCACCGACATGGGCCTAGAGGTCATCGTGCCGGCCGGTCTCGAGGCCGATGATGTACTGGCCTCGGCGGCGCGCCATGCGACCTCCTTGGACGCCCACACCGTGGTCATGACCTCGGATCGGGACGCCTTCGCCCTCATCAACGACACGACGTCGGTGCTTCGCATCATCAATGGCGGGGTCGAGGCGTCTCCGATGCTCAATGCTCAGCGGCTGATGCTGATGCTCGGTATCCGTCCTGATCAGTACCGGGACTACGCCGCGATGCGCGGTGACGCGTCGGACAACCTCGTCGGCGTGCACGGCATCGGCGCGAAGACCGCCGCCAAGTTGCTGGCTGCGCTGGGTACCGCCCGTAGCGCGTTCGACGATCTGGATGCCGGCGGCACCAGGGTGATCGCCGCCGTGGGCAAGGCCGCAGCGGGCCGGCTCGCCACCCCGGAAGCCCGCTCCGCCTGGGAACTCAACTGTGCGGTCATGGCGATGCACACCTCGGTGCCACTGGAGGTGGAACTGGCTGAGGGCTGCGCCGCCGGACGGGGGCGCCTGCCATTGGATGCCATCATGCTGCGCCCGGCGTTCGAGACGCTTCAGCTCACCTGGACGCTGCCGAAGGCACTGCGCCTGCTGGCCGGCATCGCGGCCGACACTGCGGTACCGGTTCCCGCCATCACTTCATATGACGGAGGCTTCTCCGGTAGCTACAGCGACGCCGCCTCCGGCCGCCGATTCGGGGAGAGTGAAGGCGCTGGCCGGCAGCAAGGCGGGCACCAGTCGACCGGATACCGCTACGGATCGAACGGCAGAAAGTCCTACCCGCCGCTGCATCGTAAGACTGCCAACAGCGACCAACTATCGCTCTTCTAG
- a CDS encoding CobQ/CobB/MinD/ParA nucleotide binding domain-containing protein — MKTPVLTAADGADWEARLVVALDRGDHEVSVVRRCVDVVDLLAVATTGQARAALVAAGLRRLDADAIDRLAAAEVAVIGVVRRGDEAAQERLAAIGVGFVVPEDADSAVIAGVIGDAIAARESGERAPRGFGDPTASISMAIPPTPGAFPVELPTQRGTVIAVWGPTGAPGRTTVAVLMADELSRLTRSSLLVDADVYGGVVASVLGLLDESPGFAAACRQAGSSRLDAASLAALAWQLSPSLRVLTGLPRAERWPELRPAAVESVLEAARGLADFTVVDCGFNLESDEELSFDTVAPRRNGATLAVLDSADVIIAVGAGDPIGMQRLVRGLAELRDAQVSAPIRVVLNKVRSSAVPGDAEAELAKALERFAGCRPAAMLPNDVEALDAALRVGKTLADVRPRSPLRVAAAELAADLAGVSQPARRRSRA, encoded by the coding sequence GTGAAGACGCCGGTCCTCACGGCGGCCGACGGGGCCGACTGGGAGGCGAGGCTGGTCGTCGCGCTGGACCGCGGCGACCACGAGGTGAGCGTCGTGCGGCGCTGCGTCGACGTCGTCGATCTGCTCGCGGTCGCCACCACTGGCCAGGCCCGAGCCGCCCTCGTCGCGGCCGGGCTACGGCGCCTGGACGCGGACGCCATCGACCGGCTCGCTGCGGCCGAGGTTGCGGTCATCGGCGTGGTCCGCAGAGGTGACGAGGCGGCCCAGGAACGGCTCGCCGCGATAGGCGTCGGGTTCGTCGTGCCTGAGGACGCGGACTCCGCCGTGATCGCCGGCGTCATCGGCGACGCCATCGCCGCCCGCGAGAGTGGTGAGCGGGCCCCGCGAGGATTCGGCGACCCGACCGCCTCGATCTCGATGGCGATCCCGCCGACGCCGGGCGCATTCCCGGTCGAATTGCCGACCCAACGTGGAACCGTAATCGCGGTCTGGGGGCCGACGGGGGCGCCCGGACGGACCACCGTCGCAGTGCTCATGGCGGACGAGCTCTCCCGCCTCACCCGATCCAGCCTCCTCGTAGACGCGGACGTCTATGGCGGAGTTGTCGCGTCGGTTCTCGGCCTGCTGGATGAGTCACCCGGGTTCGCCGCCGCGTGTCGTCAGGCCGGCTCGTCCCGTCTCGACGCGGCTTCGTTGGCGGCCCTGGCTTGGCAGCTCAGCCCGTCGCTGCGAGTTCTCACCGGGCTGCCGCGGGCCGAGCGCTGGCCCGAACTACGACCCGCGGCGGTTGAGTCGGTGCTCGAAGCCGCCCGCGGTCTGGCCGACTTCACCGTCGTCGACTGCGGCTTCAACCTCGAATCGGACGAGGAGCTCTCCTTCGACACGGTCGCTCCCAGGCGAAACGGCGCCACGCTGGCTGTACTCGACAGCGCCGACGTCATCATCGCCGTTGGCGCCGGCGATCCGATCGGCATGCAGCGTCTGGTGCGCGGCCTCGCCGAGCTTCGCGATGCTCAGGTGTCGGCCCCGATACGGGTGGTGCTGAACAAGGTGCGTAGTAGCGCCGTCCCCGGGGACGCGGAGGCGGAACTGGCGAAGGCGCTCGAACGCTTCGCCGGGTGTCGGCCGGCCGCCATGCTGCCGAACGATGTCGAGGCGCTGGACGCAGCACTCCGGGTCGGGAAGACGCTCGCCGACGTCCGGCCCCGCAGCCCGCTCCGGGTGGCCGCGGCGGAGCTGGCCGCTGATCTCGCAGGCGTCAGTCAACCGGCTCGACGCCGCTCACGGGCGTGA
- a CDS encoding Chaperone for flagella basal body P-ring formation (manually curated): MGVTTPSPTPRRVKTPSWLDLRLIAGVVLVLASVAIGATVVASADSTVRMWTSSRSLSAGAVISPSDLAPVSVHLPAGSSAYLPATTSVAGQVLTRDIGAGELIPRSAIGAITRTTTVTVPLQAGEAPSLTRGERLQLWISTKTCPATVVLNDVTVQDVQSTGGGLTADGGQSAVVRVTPELAQRVVTALGITDATLRAGVVTGRAASNSNDSLPDLADCGGASS; this comes from the coding sequence TTGGGCGTGACTACTCCATCTCCCACGCCACGCCGCGTGAAGACGCCCAGTTGGCTGGATCTGAGGCTGATCGCCGGTGTGGTGCTGGTACTCGCCAGCGTCGCCATCGGTGCCACCGTCGTCGCCTCGGCCGACTCCACCGTCCGCATGTGGACGTCGTCGCGCAGCCTCTCGGCCGGAGCCGTGATCAGCCCGTCGGACCTGGCCCCGGTCAGCGTGCATCTGCCCGCCGGGTCGAGCGCATACCTGCCGGCGACGACGTCCGTTGCCGGGCAGGTACTCACCCGCGACATCGGTGCCGGTGAGCTCATCCCGCGTTCGGCGATCGGGGCGATCACGCGCACGACCACGGTCACTGTGCCCCTGCAGGCCGGCGAGGCCCCCAGCTTGACGCGCGGTGAACGGCTGCAACTGTGGATCTCGACCAAGACCTGTCCGGCAACCGTCGTACTCAACGACGTCACGGTGCAGGACGTCCAGTCGACCGGCGGGGGCCTGACGGCGGACGGCGGACAGAGCGCGGTGGTACGGGTGACGCCGGAACTCGCCCAGCGTGTCGTCACGGCGCTGGGCATCACCGACGCCACGCTTCGAGCCGGGGTGGTCACCGGCCGGGCAGCGTCAAACAGCAATGATTCATTGCCTGATCTCGCCGACTGCGGAGGTGCCTCGTCGTGA
- a CDS encoding transcriptional regulator, AlpA family → MASDRFLTLPDVAEILNISASQTYALVRNSELDAIKIGGRGQWRVERVKLEEYIARMYDETRKFVEQHPLTESEPELS, encoded by the coding sequence ATGGCATCCGATCGGTTCCTCACCCTGCCTGACGTCGCCGAGATCCTGAATATTTCGGCATCTCAGACGTACGCACTGGTGCGCAACAGCGAACTGGACGCCATCAAGATCGGCGGCCGGGGGCAGTGGCGCGTCGAGCGGGTAAAGCTTGAGGAGTACATCGCCCGGATGTATGACGAGACCCGCAAATTCGTCGAGCAGCATCCGCTGACGGAGAGCGAGCCCGAGCTCAGCTGA
- a CDS encoding protein translocase subunit secA encodes MPPAALVRRAPYDGGVVLAKLLRAGEGKMVRRLSSIADDIDTREGDYVDLTDAELRQETDKFKARIADGETLDDLLPEAFAVVREGSRRTLGQFHYKVQLMGGAALHLGNIAEMKTGEGKTLVSTLPAYLNALSGDGVHVVTVNDYLAARDADWMGRVHRFLGLTVGKILSDIAPEQRRAAYACDITYGTNNEFGFDYLRDNMAWSLDDLVQRGHNFAVVDEVDSILIDEARTPLIISGPAEENQRWYLEFSRLAPRLRKDEHYDVEEGKRTVAITEEGVSFVEDQLGIDNLYEAANTPLVGYLNNALKAKELYKRDRDYIINDGEVLIVDEFTGRVLHGRRYNEGMHQAIEAKEGVAIQHENQTLATITLQNYFRLYKRLSGMTGTAQTEAAELHQIYKIGVVPIPTNRPMVRADRTDLIYKSEEAKFSAVIDDIAERHEDGQPILVGTASVAKSERISALLLRKGIPHEVLNAKQHAREAAIIANAGRRSAVTVATNMAGRGTDIMLGGNAEFSADAALREAGLSPDETPDEYEAAWADALATAKADIEKEHDEVVDLGGLYVLGTERHESRRIDNQLRGRAGRQGDPGESRFYLSLGDDLMVRFSGMAAAMSLGRLPEDTPIESKVVSRAIQSAQTQVEQQNFEIRKNVLKYDEVMNKQRAVIYGERKTVLDGADLSDQISGMIEDVVTAYIQAGTAGYAEEWDLDQLWTALKTLYPVSLSVDEAIETAGGDRSDLTREFLIEELVADAQAAYNAREEDLGSEVTRELERRVLLSVLDRKWREHLYEMDYLQEGIGMRALAQRDPLVEYKREGFDMFSAMMDGIKEESVGFLFNLEVEVEDPDAAAAEVVAPSQVPAAADGAAEEGGPQIDFAALAAAQDQHEHEATPAFNAKGLERTKSSAPLVYTAPTLGSDTPEVRIGDAGDGAAKPAPRTAAARSNPNRGSRGNKSSNARRRKR; translated from the coding sequence GTGCCGCCCGCTGCGCTGGTGAGGCGCGCCCCGTACGATGGCGGCGTGGTTCTAGCCAAATTGTTGCGCGCCGGTGAAGGCAAGATGGTCCGGCGCCTTTCGTCCATTGCCGATGACATCGATACCCGTGAGGGCGACTACGTCGACCTGACCGATGCCGAGCTGCGTCAGGAGACTGACAAGTTCAAGGCGCGTATCGCCGACGGTGAAACTCTCGACGATCTGCTTCCAGAAGCTTTCGCGGTCGTGCGTGAGGGGTCTCGCCGCACGCTCGGCCAGTTCCACTACAAGGTGCAGCTGATGGGTGGGGCTGCGCTGCACCTCGGCAACATCGCTGAGATGAAGACCGGTGAGGGCAAGACGCTCGTCTCGACGCTCCCGGCCTACCTGAACGCGCTCTCCGGCGACGGCGTTCACGTCGTCACGGTGAATGACTACCTGGCCGCCCGAGACGCCGACTGGATGGGGCGCGTACACCGCTTCCTCGGTCTTACCGTCGGCAAGATCCTCTCCGACATCGCTCCCGAGCAGCGGCGCGCGGCCTACGCCTGCGACATCACCTACGGGACGAACAACGAGTTCGGCTTCGACTACCTGCGCGACAACATGGCCTGGTCGCTCGATGACCTGGTGCAGCGGGGCCACAACTTCGCCGTGGTCGACGAGGTCGACTCGATCCTTATCGACGAGGCCCGCACCCCGCTCATCATCTCCGGTCCGGCCGAGGAGAACCAGCGCTGGTACCTCGAGTTCTCCCGACTGGCGCCGCGGTTGCGCAAGGACGAGCACTACGACGTCGAGGAGGGTAAGCGCACCGTCGCCATCACCGAGGAGGGTGTCTCCTTCGTCGAGGATCAGCTCGGCATCGACAACCTCTACGAGGCGGCGAACACCCCGCTGGTCGGCTACCTGAACAACGCGCTCAAGGCCAAGGAACTGTACAAGCGCGACCGCGACTACATCATTAACGACGGCGAGGTGCTCATCGTCGATGAGTTCACCGGCCGCGTGCTGCACGGTCGTCGCTACAACGAAGGCATGCACCAGGCGATCGAGGCCAAGGAAGGTGTGGCCATCCAGCACGAGAACCAGACGCTGGCCACGATCACCCTGCAGAACTACTTCCGCCTCTACAAGCGCCTCTCGGGAATGACCGGTACGGCCCAGACCGAAGCGGCCGAGCTGCACCAGATCTACAAGATCGGTGTCGTCCCGATTCCGACGAACCGTCCGATGGTGCGGGCCGACCGCACCGACCTCATCTACAAGAGCGAAGAGGCCAAGTTCTCGGCCGTCATCGACGACATCGCCGAGCGGCACGAAGATGGTCAGCCGATCCTGGTCGGAACGGCCAGCGTCGCGAAGTCCGAGCGCATCTCGGCATTGTTGCTGCGCAAGGGCATTCCGCACGAGGTCCTGAACGCGAAGCAGCACGCCCGTGAGGCCGCGATCATCGCCAACGCCGGCCGCCGCAGCGCGGTCACCGTGGCTACGAACATGGCCGGACGAGGCACCGACATCATGCTCGGCGGCAACGCCGAGTTCTCCGCCGATGCCGCGCTGCGTGAAGCCGGGCTCTCGCCGGACGAGACGCCCGACGAGTACGAGGCCGCCTGGGCCGACGCGCTGGCCACGGCCAAGGCCGACATCGAGAAGGAACACGACGAGGTCGTCGACCTGGGTGGGCTGTACGTTCTCGGCACGGAGCGTCACGAGTCGCGGCGCATCGACAACCAGTTGCGTGGTCGGGCCGGACGCCAGGGCGACCCGGGTGAGTCGCGCTTCTACCTGTCGCTGGGCGATGACCTGATGGTCCGCTTCAGCGGGATGGCGGCCGCGATGTCGCTGGGCCGGTTGCCGGAGGACACCCCCATCGAGAGCAAGGTCGTCTCACGGGCAATCCAATCGGCGCAGACCCAGGTCGAGCAGCAGAACTTCGAAATTCGCAAGAACGTCCTCAAGTACGACGAGGTCATGAACAAGCAGCGCGCGGTCATCTACGGCGAGCGTAAGACCGTTCTCGACGGCGCCGACCTCTCTGACCAGATCAGCGGCATGATCGAAGACGTCGTCACGGCCTACATTCAGGCAGGTACCGCCGGCTACGCCGAGGAGTGGGATCTGGACCAGCTCTGGACGGCGCTCAAGACGCTCTACCCGGTGTCGCTCAGCGTTGACGAGGCCATCGAGACCGCTGGCGGTGATCGCTCGGATCTCACTCGGGAGTTCCTGATCGAGGAACTCGTCGCAGATGCGCAGGCCGCCTACAACGCTCGCGAAGAGGACCTGGGCAGCGAAGTCACGCGAGAGCTGGAACGACGCGTCCTGCTGTCGGTCCTCGATCGCAAATGGCGTGAGCACTTGTACGAGATGGATTACCTGCAGGAGGGTATCGGGATGCGCGCGCTGGCCCAGCGCGATCCGCTCGTCGAGTACAAGCGCGAAGGCTTCGACATGTTCAGCGCGATGATGGACGGCATCAAGGAGGAGTCGGTCGGTTTCCTCTTCAACCTCGAGGTCGAGGTCGAGGATCCGGACGCCGCGGCCGCCGAGGTGGTTGCGCCGAGTCAGGTTCCGGCTGCCGCGGATGGTGCGGCCGAGGAGGGTGGCCCGCAGATCGACTTCGCTGCGCTCGCCGCTGCCCAGGATCAGCACGAGCACGAGGCGACTCCGGCCTTCAACGCCAAGGGCTTGGAGCGTACGAAGTCCTCGGCGCCGCTGGTTTATACCGCCCCGACGCTCGGCTCGGACACGCCTGAGGTTCGAATCGGCGATGCCGGCGACGGTGCCGCCAAGCCAGCACCTCGCACCGCTGCGGCGAGGAGCAATCCGAACCGTGGCAGTCGCGGCAACAAGAGCAGCAACGCGCGCCGCCGCAAGCGCTGA
- a CDS encoding ribosomal subunit interface protein — protein MHTTMSGIEVVVRGRNVEVPDHFRVHVSEKLARLERYDGKISRADVELNHEPNRRQHDNCQHIEITCRTRGPVVRAEACADDFYKALELATEKLERRFRHAADRRRVHHGRRTPVSVAIATAAADAMAISEANNAAEVEEPDDGPGKVVREKEHPAKPMTVDQALFEMELVGHDFFLFSDVDCGLPSVVYRRHAYDYGVLRLTG, from the coding sequence ATGCACACAACCATGAGCGGGATCGAAGTCGTCGTCCGAGGGCGAAACGTCGAGGTGCCCGATCACTTTCGAGTTCATGTTTCCGAGAAGTTGGCCCGCCTCGAGCGGTATGACGGCAAGATCAGCCGCGCCGACGTGGAACTGAACCACGAACCCAACCGCAGACAGCACGACAACTGCCAACACATCGAAATTACGTGCCGCACCCGCGGCCCGGTGGTACGCGCCGAAGCGTGCGCCGATGACTTCTACAAGGCTCTCGAACTGGCGACCGAGAAGCTGGAACGCCGTTTCCGCCACGCCGCTGATCGTCGCCGTGTACACCACGGACGGCGCACCCCCGTGTCAGTAGCTATCGCTACCGCCGCCGCCGACGCCATGGCGATCTCCGAGGCGAACAACGCCGCCGAGGTCGAGGAGCCCGACGACGGCCCGGGCAAGGTTGTCCGCGAGAAGGAGCACCCGGCCAAGCCGATGACCGTCGACCAGGCCCTATTCGAGATGGAACTGGTCGGACACGACTTCTTCCTCTTCTCCGACGTGGACTGCGGTCTTCCGAGCGTCGTCTACCGACGCCACGCCTACGACTACGGCGTACTCCGCCTCACCGGCTGA
- a CDS encoding Predicted amidophosphoribosyltransferases, whose product MSLLSRSPLADLLFPNYCGGCARPGPLLCLNCHPRGELLQVPVPGVRCFAAARYEGALRRALLHYKERGRHDAAPALGHLLADAVQAAVTGIAGGFDELLLVPIPSARGASRRRGGDHVRRLAESAARSLTVTSDGVAPPVVGLLALNRRVRDAAGLTRDERAANLAGAMVVRAVADGASRVLLVDDIVTTGATVVEAARALRDGGWTVPGAATVAATRPKAGIDRQTSG is encoded by the coding sequence ATGTCCCTGCTGAGTCGTTCCCCGCTCGCCGACCTCCTCTTCCCCAACTACTGCGGGGGGTGCGCCCGTCCGGGGCCTCTGCTCTGCCTGAACTGTCATCCCCGGGGTGAGCTGCTTCAGGTACCCGTCCCCGGCGTGCGCTGCTTCGCGGCCGCGCGCTACGAGGGTGCGCTGCGGCGGGCCCTGCTGCACTACAAGGAGCGGGGGCGCCACGATGCCGCCCCGGCGCTCGGTCACTTGCTGGCCGACGCGGTTCAGGCCGCGGTCACCGGCATAGCTGGAGGGTTCGATGAGCTCCTGCTCGTCCCGATCCCATCGGCCCGTGGTGCCAGCCGACGGCGCGGTGGCGATCACGTCCGGCGGCTGGCCGAGTCGGCTGCCCGGAGTCTCACCGTCACCAGCGACGGGGTCGCGCCCCCGGTTGTCGGGCTGCTCGCCCTCAACCGGCGGGTTCGTGACGCCGCCGGGCTCACCCGCGATGAACGGGCGGCGAATCTGGCCGGGGCGATGGTCGTTCGGGCCGTGGCCGACGGCGCCAGCCGGGTTCTGCTCGTCGATGACATCGTGACCACCGGTGCGACGGTCGTAGAGGCCGCCCGCGCGCTGCGGGACGGCGGCTGGACTGTGCCAGGGGCCGCGACCGTCGCGGCAACACGTCCCAAAGCGGGCATAGACCGCCAAACGTCCGGCTGA
- a CDS encoding Lipoprotein LpqB beta-propeller domain-containing protein produces MSRTRNRQICVALITLVALLCAACTGVPTESSPQVVRGLGDVTSASAPSIAPIPNADPRTIVQGFLQANISDVDDHHAAARAFLTVDARGKWNDNTITVVDSYTVGVSDPANNVAVTGQQVGSIDARGIYTADLSGDGSVGDSVAFTFVMRQENGQWRIQQPPNGLIVQRSDFESRYSLQTLYFFDLAQQRLVPDVRYTSLADPQAIASWRLTQLITGPRPELVNAVQQLPLQTSATRATVTVGDPVVIELPGSSQLEPETLTRLAAQLAVNFDPDATFANLRITDGGKPVTIPGVGQTFSRNQFSVAQPPTTATPPLYYLNDRSVLVDQNGTPLPGALATGRYPLTSVAIAGATPSTYRVAGIVGTTLKSHLLVGTLATSLQDTGIAPGPLSAPTWAPNANEVWVGRGLTLLRISVGHPAVAVSLGSRGPTSGSIRSVKFSPEGSRLAMVIAAADGTAQLWIATLVRAGDSVRVDTLTPVTPPQLALRDAAWSGESALFAIGTNLNTGSYGIWSVRSDGSALDERSHVGLPKAPDSITAASRVVAWVSAGGAVFQQSRSNTWSGPSDATARGISPTYVQW; encoded by the coding sequence ATGAGTCGCACCCGCAACCGACAGATCTGCGTCGCGCTGATCACGCTTGTCGCGCTGCTCTGCGCGGCCTGCACCGGCGTGCCGACGGAGTCCAGCCCGCAGGTCGTGCGGGGGCTCGGTGACGTCACCTCGGCCTCGGCTCCATCCATAGCGCCGATTCCCAACGCCGATCCGCGGACGATCGTCCAGGGGTTCCTACAGGCGAACATCAGTGATGTCGACGATCATCACGCGGCCGCGCGAGCCTTCCTCACCGTCGATGCCCGCGGCAAGTGGAACGACAACACGATCACCGTCGTCGACAGCTATACCGTCGGGGTCAGCGATCCGGCCAACAACGTTGCGGTCACCGGACAGCAGGTGGGCTCGATCGACGCGCGCGGCATCTATACCGCTGATCTCAGCGGCGACGGGTCGGTTGGCGACAGTGTTGCCTTCACCTTCGTGATGCGGCAGGAGAACGGCCAGTGGCGTATCCAGCAGCCTCCCAACGGCCTCATCGTGCAGCGTTCGGACTTCGAGTCCCGGTATTCACTGCAGACGCTGTACTTCTTCGACCTGGCCCAGCAGCGGTTGGTACCCGATGTCCGCTACACGTCGCTGGCCGACCCACAGGCGATCGCCTCCTGGCGGCTCACTCAGCTGATCACCGGGCCCCGCCCGGAGCTCGTCAATGCGGTGCAGCAGCTGCCCCTGCAGACGAGCGCCACCCGGGCCACCGTCACCGTCGGCGATCCGGTCGTCATCGAACTCCCGGGCAGCAGCCAGCTCGAACCAGAGACCTTGACCCGTCTGGCCGCACAACTCGCGGTGAACTTCGACCCCGACGCCACCTTTGCCAACCTGCGGATCACTGACGGCGGCAAGCCGGTGACGATCCCCGGAGTCGGACAGACGTTCAGCCGGAACCAGTTCTCGGTGGCCCAGCCGCCGACGACGGCCACTCCTCCGCTCTACTACCTCAACGACCGATCGGTGCTGGTGGACCAGAACGGCACCCCGCTCCCCGGCGCGCTGGCCACCGGCCGTTATCCGTTGACCAGTGTTGCCATCGCCGGCGCCACCCCGTCGACGTACCGGGTCGCCGGCATTGTCGGGACGACGTTGAAATCTCACCTGTTGGTGGGCACACTGGCGACCTCCCTGCAGGACACCGGCATCGCGCCCGGTCCGCTGAGTGCGCCGACCTGGGCGCCGAACGCGAACGAGGTCTGGGTTGGCCGGGGGCTGACGCTGCTTCGGATCTCGGTCGGCCACCCCGCGGTCGCGGTCTCGTTGGGTAGCCGCGGCCCCACCAGTGGCAGCATCCGCTCGGTGAAGTTCAGCCCCGAGGGGTCCCGCCTCGCTATGGTGATTGCGGCCGCCGACGGTACTGCTCAGCTCTGGATCGCGACGCTGGTCCGGGCCGGTGACTCGGTCCGGGTCGACACCCTGACTCCGGTCACCCCACCTCAGCTGGCACTTCGTGATGCGGCGTGGAGCGGTGAGTCGGCGCTCTTCGCCATCGGGACGAACCTGAACACCGGCAGCTACGGCATCTGGTCCGTGCGCAGTGATGGGTCTGCGCTGGACGAGCGCTCCCACGTGGGACTGCCCAAGGCGCCGGATTCGATCACCGCGGCGAGCCGGGTGGTGGCCTGGGTCAGTGCCGGTGGCGCGGTGTTCCAGCAGTCGCGGTCGAATACCTGGTCTGGGCCCTCCGATGCGACCGCGCGTGGAATCAGCCCGACCTACGTGCAGTGGTAG